In Fundulus heteroclitus isolate FHET01 unplaced genomic scaffold, MU-UCD_Fhet_4.1 scaffold_92, whole genome shotgun sequence, one genomic interval encodes:
- the LOC105920057 gene encoding cell death-inducing p53-target protein 1 homolog → MGKGDAPPPFTSDIPAPPYPGPPLVHNVVLNKPELQPVAQQYQQPVAQQYLQPVAQQYQQPVAQQYIQPVAQQYQQPVAQQYIQPVAQQNPQPVTQQVAPHVRPTDAPGRIQCRYCQTTVVTSTESKVGLCTWLTFGGLFIFGIWPFCLIPFCAPPCKDVQHSCPTCNNVLYIYKRC, encoded by the exons ATGGGAAAAGGCGATGCACCTCCTCCATTTACTTCAGATATCCCAGCGCCACCATATCCTGGTCCCCCTTTGGTCCACAATGTAGTCCTCAATAAGCCTGAACTCCAGCCTGTTGCCCAACAGTACCAGCAACCTGTTGCTCAGCAATATCTCCAGCCTGTTGCTCAACAGTACCAGCAACCTGTTGCTCAGCAATATATCCAGCCTGTTGCTCAGCAGTATCAGCAACCTGTTGCTCAGCAATATATCCAGCCTGTTGCTCAGCAAAATCCCCAGCCTG TGACCCAACAGGTGGCTCCACATGTGAGGCCCACTGATGCTCCGGGAAGAATACAATGTCGATATTGCCAGACCACGGTTGTGACGTCAACCGAATCCAAAGTGGGCTTgtgcacctggttaacttttggagggctttttatttttgg AATCTGGCCCTTCTGTTTGATCCCCTTCTGTGCGCCACCTTGCAAGGATGTGCAGCATTCCTGCCCGACATGCAACAACGTTCTTTACATCTACAAACGCTGCTAA
- the LOC118562438 gene encoding lipopolysaccharide-induced tumor necrosis factor-alpha factor homolog isoform X2 translates to MQSDKMGKGDAPPPISSDIPAPPYPGPPLVNNVVLMQPAPQPVAQQIPQLVVQQYPQPVIQQYPQPVVQQYPQPVTQQVAPQMRLTDAPGRMQCRYCQNTVVTSTEYKVGMCTWLIFGGLCIFGIWPFCLIPFCVPSCQDVQHSCPTCNHVLYVYKRS, encoded by the exons ATGCAATCCG ATAAAATGGGAAAAGGCGACGCACCTCCTCCAATTTCTTCAGATATCCCAGCGCCACCATATCCTGGTCCCCCTTTGGTCAACAACGTAGTCCTCATGCAGCCTGCACCCCAGCCTGTTGCCCAGCAAATTCCCCAGCTTGTTGTGCAACAATACCCCCAGCCTGTTATTCAGCAATATCCCCAACCTGTTGTTCAGCAATATCCCCAGCCTG TGACCCAACAGGTGGCTCCACAAATGAGGCTCACTGATGCTCCAGGAAGAATGCAATGTCGATATTGCCAGAACACTGTTGTGACGTCAACCGAATACAAAGTGGGCATGTGCACCTGGTTAATTTTTGGAGGCCTTTGCATTTTTGG AATCTGGCCCTTCTGTTTGATCCCCTTCTGTGTGCCGTCTTGCCAGGATGTGCAGCATTCCTGCCCGACATGCAACCATGTTCTTTACGTCTACAAACGCAGCTAA
- the LOC118562438 gene encoding lipopolysaccharide-induced tumor necrosis factor-alpha factor homolog isoform X1 — translation MGKGDAPPPISSDIPAPPYPGPPLVNNVVLMQPAPQPVAQQIPQLVVQQYPQPVIQQYPQPVVQQYPQPVAQQNPQPVIQQYPQPVVQQYPQPVVQQYPQPVIQQYPQPVAQQNPQPVAQQIPQPVTQQVAPQMRLTDAPGRMQCRYCQNTVVTSTEYKVGMCTWLIFGGLCIFGIWPFCLIPFCVPSCQDVQHSCPTCNHVLYVYKRS, via the exons ATGGGAAAAGGCGACGCACCTCCTCCAATTTCTTCAGATATCCCAGCGCCACCATATCCTGGTCCCCCTTTGGTCAACAACGTAGTCCTCATGCAGCCTGCACCCCAGCCTGTTGCCCAGCAAATTCCCCAGCTTGTTGTGCAACAATACCCCCAGCCTGTTATTCAGCAATATCCCCAACCTGTTGTTCAGCAATATCCCCAGCCTGTTGCTCAGCAAAATCCCCAGCCTGTTATTCAGCAATATCCCCAACCTGTTGTTCAGCAATACCCCCAGCCTGTTGTTCAGCAATATCCCCAGCCTGTTATTCAGCAATATCCCCAGCCTGTTGCTCAGCAAAATCCCCAGCCTGTTGCTCAGCAAATTCCCCAGCCTG TGACCCAACAGGTGGCTCCACAAATGAGGCTCACTGATGCTCCAGGAAGAATGCAATGTCGATATTGCCAGAACACTGTTGTGACGTCAACCGAATACAAAGTGGGCATGTGCACCTGGTTAATTTTTGGAGGCCTTTGCATTTTTGG AATCTGGCCCTTCTGTTTGATCCCCTTCTGTGTGCCGTCTTGCCAGGATGTGCAGCATTCCTGCCCGACATGCAACCATGTTCTTTACGTCTACAAACGCAGCTAA